DNA sequence from the Streptomyces sp. V1I1 genome:
CGGGCACGCCGTTCCTGGACAGAAAGGAATCCCCCGGTCATGGTCGTAATCGTGAGCCCCGTACTCGGCCTGTCCCTGCGCCCGTACACCCTGGCCGACCAATCGGCCGTACTGCGTCTGATCGAGGCCGACCGGCTGCCCGGCCAGCCCCAGCCCACCCCCGCCATGCTCACCGAAGCGCTGGAAGGCCGCTCGTCGGTGGATGCAGGCTGGTGGGCAGAGTTGGAGAGGCCAGCGGTTCAGGTGGCCGTGGACGGCTCTGGAACGGTGGCCGGTGTCGTCTCGTACGCGGTCCGCCCCAAGGACGACACCGGGCTGCTGCTGTGGCTGCACTGCCGCGAGGATGCCCGGACCGCCGACACGCTGATCGGCCACGCTCTCGCCGAGCTCGCGCCCCGGCCAGTCCACGCGTTCCACTTCGCCTCGGCCCTGTCTCAGGGGCTGGAGGCCCTGCCGGTCCGTCACCGCCCCGCGACCGCTCAGGCGTTGGAGCGCGCAGGATTCACCGGCGAGCGACTGTGGAGGTACATGCGGGCCGATCTGCCCGCACCCGGCCTGCCGCACCTCGATCACGTCCATGTCGGGCCCGACCCTGGCGGGAAGCACGCGCGCCGCCTGGAAGCGCGGCAGGACGGAAACCTCGTCGCCGAAGCCGTTGTCGGCCTGCCGGTTGGGGGCATCGGTGTCCTGTG
Encoded proteins:
- a CDS encoding N-acetyltransferase, whose translation is MVVIVSPVLGLSLRPYTLADQSAVLRLIEADRLPGQPQPTPAMLTEALEGRSSVDAGWWAELERPAVQVAVDGSGTVAGVVSYAVRPKDDTGLLLWLHCREDARTADTLIGHALAELAPRPVHAFHFASALSQGLEALPVRHRPATAQALERAGFTGERLWRYMRADLPAPGLPHLDHVHVGPDPGGKHARRLEARQDGNLVAEAVVGLPVGGIGVLWWISVEPAARGRGLGRAMLGSALDVLTGLGAQEVILYVDDDAPPGDERDRTAANSLYESAGFTEVDRLYSYSL